The Flammeovirga yaeyamensis genome segment ACACACCTTTTGCGGAAAAGAATCCTTATTTGCATCCAGATAAAGAAACACTTTACTTCTGTTCTGATGGACACCCCGGCTATGGAGGGTATGATATTTTTATGTCAAAAAGATTGAATCCAGATTCTTGGACCGAATGGAGTGAACCAGTAAACCTAGGTATTTCTATCAATGGAGTAGATGATGATGATTTTTACCTCACATCTGTTGGAGATAAAGCTTTAGTAGTTTCCCAAAAAGGAGATGTGAATTATGGCAGGGATGATATTTACGAATTAGAGTTGCCAAAGAATATGCGACCTAAGCCATTGTTATTCGCACATGGTAAAGTAGTGGATAATAATGGAGAAGGTTTAGATAGAGTAACCATTAAAATTAAGGATGATGATGGTGATATAGTGGTTACCAAAAAAACAGGAGATAATGGTGAGTTCCAATTGGCCTTGCCTCCAGATGCAAACTATTCCGTTTTTGTGGATGATGAAAATATGATTGGTAGTAGTATAGAGATTGATGTAAGGAAAGATCCTGATTTGAATCTAAAACTTCAAGAGATGAAGACAGTCAATTTAAATGATAAATCTACGGATGCATCTTTTGTAATGACCACCTTAAATTTTGATACCAACTCCTATAAAATTCGAAAAGAATCATTTTTTGATCTCGATCGTTTAGCGGCACTTATGCTAAGAAACGAATTATGGCTTTTAGTTATAGAAGGACATACTGATAATGTGGATACTAAGGAACATAATATTGAGTTGTCTAAAAACAGAGCCAATGCTGTAAAAACCTATCTAATGGAGAAAGGAGTACATGAATCTCGATTAGATGCTTATGGTTTTGGTGAAGAAAGACCTGTGATGTCAAATAGAACCAATGCAGGTAGACAAGAAAACCGTAGAGTTGTATTTTCGATATTAAGATAAAAAAAAGACGCCTTTAGAGGCGTCTTGTATGTAAGGGTGTAAATAGTAGCTCTGATATTTTTAAAGTAGAAAGTGGCAATGAGAAAATAGCTCCAATAGGGTGAACAAACAACAACATAGACTTACGTCTACATAATATTTTTTTATAGTAGAAAGTAGCTAAAACCAACAGTTATTTTCTCTTTTTGATATCTCAAATTTACATTCATTTAATAAAATTACCAAAATTAAAGTCTTAATATTTAAATATTTATTTACAATTATTTACTAATTCATTGATATTGAGTTTCATAAATTTAAATAAATGTAAATGATACGTGCAGAATGTTAGGCGAATTAATTTAAATGAACTATTTGGATAACTTCTAGAAAAAGTAAAACTGATTTAATTATTTTATTTAGTTACTGTCCACTTTTAATTTTTTATTTGTTATTTTACTGTTTAATTGGATTTTGATACTAATTCAAAAATCTGAACTTTTATTCGATTTTTTGTGAAATAAACCTTCACATACAATCTATATATATCATTATGCAAACTGCTATATATACTCTTTCTCTATTCTTATTTTTTTTCGTTGGTATTTTTAATGATGATGCTACTACGAGTCAATCTACAAGACCAACATTTACCGTTATTAAACAAGAAATCCCTAAATCTTGTCCATTAGGAGGTTTACATCTTATTGAAGGTATCGTGAGATCTGCAGATCCTAACGAATATGTTGATATCTATATCTATTTACAGAACTATGATGGTTCATGGACCAAACAGGTGTATAAACGTAAAGGAGGTGGTGTAGTAAAATTAGATGCTATGAGCTGCAATTTTACGGGTAACTTCTATGCAGTAGCAGATTATGCTAAAAATGCAGGTAAAAGAATGCCTAGTATTACACAAGTAAGCGAAAAGCATAATGCCAAAGGTAAAAACCCTAAGTTTAGAGTCACCGAAAAATATCCTTACAAACAATGTGAAGGAGAACAGGTAGGAACCTATTTTAAACAAGGAGAAGTATTTACACCTGCAGGTGAAAAAGTAGAAGTCACTATGTACCTTCAGAAACAAGATGGTTCTTGGAGGAAAAAGCACTACAGAAAAGTAGGTTCAGGATATATTCCTTTAGAAATTAAAGGATGTGATTTAAACGGTGTATATAAATCAAGAATCGTTTACGCTAATCAATAAAAATCTAATTTTTAGAAACCTTTTGACTACTTTTTGAGTATCAAGAATAATACTTTTAAAGTTGCTTAAGTTAAAAAATGAAATTAAATGAGAAAGTAATTGAATTAATTTCAGTTTTTAATTCATCCAAAAGTGATTCTTTATTGCGAAAATTAAAAAAAACAGTATTTTCGCAAAAAATAAAAAGTCGATTCATTCATCGATTGATTTCTTAAGTATAACAAAATTATAAATATAAAAATATGTACTGGACACTAGAATTAGCATCATACTTAGAAGATGCACCATGGCCTGCAACAAAAGACGAATTAATTGATTTTTCTGACCGTACGGGTGCACCTGTTGAAGTAATTGAGAACCTTCAAGAGTTGGAGGATGATGGTGAGCCATACGAAAGCATCGAGGAAATTTGGCCTGATTATCCTACAAAGGATGATTTCTTCTTTAACGAAGACGAATATTAATACATTATCCCATTATCGGATGTAAAAAAGGAGACTGTCTCATATTTGAATGAGGCAGTCTCCTTTTTCTGTTTTATTTATTTAGGAGCTTCTGTGATTAGCATAACACTTCTCCCAATTTCAAATCTTCTGGAGTGGTTACTTTGATATTCTCATAGTTACCATCAAATAGATGCATCTTATGCTGACTAAATTCTGCTACGCTTGCATCATCAGTAAAGACTTCTTGATATCCATTTTCGAAAGACGATAAAATCACATCACCTCTAAAAGTTTGAGGAGTCTGCACTAATTTAAAACTGCTTCTATCTTTGGCGAAGTTTCCTTCTTGATTCACTTCACGAATAGATTCTTTTAAATCAACTGTAGGAATTGCAGCACCATATTCCTCCGCACATGTATAGCTCTTTAAAATTACCTCTGTGCTTACTAAAGGTCTAACGCCATCATGAATAGCAATTAGGCAATCTGATGTAGAAATATATTGTAAAGCATTGTCTACAGATTGGTATCTACTATCGCCTCCAGTTACTACCTGATGAGGAGTAGTGAATTGATGTTTTTCGATTAACTCACTCCAAAAGTTAAGTTGATCTTTAGGAAGGGAAACAATAATCTGTATCGACGAATCTGCCTCATGAAACTTATTGATGGTATGCATTAAAATAGGTAAGCCCTTTAGTTCGATAAACTGTTTTGGTAACTCACTTCCCATTCTTAATCCTTTTCCACCGGCGACTATAATGCTATATTTTTTCATGATAATTATGTTTCTATGGTTGATATGATTTTCACCCAAGCTAATTAGGCTTTGCAAAAAAAGTTGTATTTACTTTTGAATAAAAAGAAACAAATAAAGAATACATAAATATATGTTCGTGTTATAATTATTATGTACTCTGATTTTTTTAATTTATATATTCAGACCGTTATCACTTGATGTATTGGTCTTTAAAATTGATATTTTTTACTCATTTTTAAACCTAAGTCAAAAGCTACTATACACTTTGATATATACCAAAGATAT includes the following:
- a CDS encoding DUF2795 domain-containing protein translates to MYWTLELASYLEDAPWPATKDELIDFSDRTGAPVEVIENLQELEDDGEPYESIEEIWPDYPTKDDFFFNEDEY
- a CDS encoding 2-C-methyl-D-erythritol 4-phosphate cytidylyltransferase codes for the protein MKKYSIIVAGGKGLRMGSELPKQFIELKGLPILMHTINKFHEADSSIQIIVSLPKDQLNFWSELIEKHQFTTPHQVVTGGDSRYQSVDNALQYISTSDCLIAIHDGVRPLVSTEVILKSYTCAEEYGAAIPTVDLKESIREVNQEGNFAKDRSSFKLVQTPQTFRGDVILSSFENGYQEVFTDDASVAEFSQHKMHLFDGNYENIKVTTPEDLKLGEVLC